In one window of Streptomyces sp. FXJ1.172 DNA:
- a CDS encoding cell division protein FtsK — MKHPDDDNELFNRLEAEMASDSGGEVVDLDKARSARSESADPTARPDADRAPDSGTARSDAESADPTVRVMVDQPTPTTTGPGYLGRLAGARRRAVVPVWLRSVAELRTAATWVARHYAHTAGYHALRAPVYAARLSLQAPTGTARFIGGTMRWVADREGEPVRLAAVRREDAAEYLKLSRQRDGRVRLRTLVAVLSLFVGVGAALAIYVLAPDWLQAVSVSAIVMALGYAGRKADAPVIHKAVELPDAPKLTSDIVLRALGALGIPAINQAQGKGRDGFAFTAPITRDGPGWRAEGDLPYGVTVTDVMDRRERLASGLRRPLGCVWPESVPDEHTGRLVLWVGDQDMSKTPAPVWPLAKSGAVDLFKPAAFATDQRGRWVEVTLMYIAGVIGAIPRMGKTFLLRLLMLIAALDPRAELHTYDMKGTGDLDPVGDAVSYRHRAGEDEEDFEYALADMREVRGELRRRAKVIRSLPRDICPESKVTTELANMPSLGLHPIVVGVDECQKWFEHPKYGAEFEEICTDLVKRGPATGIVLLLATQRPDAKSLPTGISANASARWCLKVMGQLENDMVLGTSSYKRGVRATMFSWADKGICYFVGEGADARIVRSVFVDAVAAENIALRARAARETAGTLAGYALGHEPEVSESARYDLLADILAVVPSEEPKVWSETVVARLAELRPDVYAGWEPEQLAYMLKPHGVPTLQVWGKTDSGKGANRRGIERARITAAIAERDGKRDAG, encoded by the coding sequence GTGAAGCACCCCGACGACGACAACGAACTCTTCAACCGGCTGGAAGCCGAGATGGCCTCCGACTCCGGCGGTGAGGTGGTCGACCTCGACAAGGCACGGTCGGCCCGCTCCGAGTCGGCCGACCCGACCGCCCGACCCGACGCCGACCGCGCGCCCGACTCCGGCACGGCTCGGTCGGATGCCGAGTCGGCCGACCCGACCGTCCGTGTGATGGTCGACCAGCCGACCCCGACCACCACCGGTCCGGGCTACCTCGGTCGGCTCGCGGGCGCCCGGCGCCGGGCGGTCGTCCCGGTATGGCTGCGCTCGGTGGCCGAACTGCGGACCGCCGCGACGTGGGTGGCCCGCCACTACGCGCACACCGCCGGGTACCACGCGCTCCGCGCCCCGGTCTACGCCGCCCGCCTCTCCCTGCAAGCCCCGACCGGCACCGCCCGGTTCATCGGCGGCACCATGCGGTGGGTGGCCGACCGCGAGGGCGAGCCGGTCCGACTCGCCGCGGTCCGCCGCGAGGACGCGGCCGAGTACCTGAAGCTGTCGCGGCAGCGCGACGGACGGGTCCGGCTCCGGACCCTGGTGGCGGTGCTGTCCCTGTTCGTCGGAGTCGGCGCGGCCCTGGCCATCTACGTCCTCGCCCCCGACTGGCTTCAAGCGGTGTCGGTGAGCGCGATCGTGATGGCGCTCGGCTACGCCGGCCGCAAGGCGGACGCCCCGGTCATCCACAAGGCTGTGGAACTGCCGGACGCGCCCAAGCTCACCAGTGACATCGTGCTGCGGGCGCTGGGAGCGCTGGGTATCCCGGCGATCAACCAGGCGCAGGGCAAGGGACGGGACGGCTTCGCCTTCACCGCCCCGATCACCCGGGACGGCCCCGGCTGGCGCGCGGAGGGCGACCTCCCCTACGGCGTGACCGTCACCGACGTCATGGACCGCCGCGAGCGGCTCGCCTCGGGGCTGCGCCGCCCGCTGGGGTGCGTGTGGCCGGAGTCGGTCCCGGACGAGCACACCGGCCGCCTGGTGCTGTGGGTGGGCGATCAGGACATGTCCAAGACCCCGGCGCCGGTGTGGCCGCTGGCCAAGTCGGGGGCGGTGGACCTGTTCAAGCCGGCCGCGTTCGCCACAGACCAGCGCGGACGCTGGGTCGAGGTCACGCTCATGTACATCGCGGGCGTGATCGGCGCGATCCCGCGCATGGGCAAGACGTTCCTTCTGCGTCTGCTCATGCTGATCGCTGCCCTGGATCCGCGTGCCGAGCTGCACACCTACGACATGAAGGGCACCGGCGACCTGGACCCGGTCGGCGACGCCGTCTCCTACCGGCACCGGGCCGGCGAGGACGAGGAGGACTTCGAGTACGCGCTCGCCGACATGCGCGAGGTCCGCGGCGAGCTGCGCCGCCGCGCGAAGGTGATCCGCTCGCTACCCCGGGACATCTGCCCGGAGTCGAAGGTCACCACCGAGCTGGCGAACATGCCCTCGCTCGGGCTGCACCCGATCGTGGTCGGAGTGGATGAGTGCCAGAAGTGGTTCGAACACCCCAAGTACGGGGCGGAGTTCGAGGAGATCTGCACCGACCTGGTCAAGCGGGGACCTGCGACCGGGATCGTGCTGCTGCTGGCCACGCAGCGACCGGACGCCAAGTCGCTGCCCACCGGGATCAGTGCGAACGCGTCGGCCCGCTGGTGCCTGAAGGTCATGGGCCAGCTGGAGAACGACATGGTGCTCGGCACGTCCAGCTACAAGCGCGGCGTGCGGGCCACCATGTTCAGCTGGGCCGACAAGGGCATCTGCTACTTCGTCGGCGAGGGCGCGGACGCCCGCATCGTGCGCTCCGTGTTCGTGGACGCGGTGGCCGCGGAGAACATCGCCCTGCGCGCCCGCGCAGCACGGGAGACGGCGGGCACGCTCGCTGGATACGCCCTCGGACACGAGCCCGAGGTGAGCGAGTCGGCCCGGTACGACCTGCTCGCCGACATCCTCGCCGTCGTCCCGTCCGAGGAGCCCAAGGTGTGGTCCGAAACGGTCGTCGCCCGGCTCGCCGAGCTGCGGCCCGACGTCTACGCCGGGTGGGAGCCCGAACAGCTCGCCTACATGCTCAAGCCGCACGGCGTGCCCACCTTGCAGGTGTGGGGCAAGACGGACTCCGGCAAGGGCGCCAACCGGCGCGGCATCGAGCGGGCCCGCATCACGGCCGCGATTGCGGAGCGTGACGGAAAGCGGGACGCGGGCTGA